In the genome of Raphanus sativus cultivar WK10039 chromosome 4, ASM80110v3, whole genome shotgun sequence, one region contains:
- the LOC108848325 gene encoding uncharacterized protein LOC108848325 isoform X1, which produces MYWRMKQCMNLRSRGPTNLVPRAADIRALERECARKRREEEQQAHIQDPNIEMADPQANGDGNAPPARPIGAYDRPTNHGHLLGIRAPAVAANNFEIKSGLLNQIENNKFHGLAAENPFDHLDSFDRYCGLSKTNGVSEDAFKLKLFPFSLGDKARQWEKSLPSSSITTWDDCKKAFLEKFFSTSKTADYRNEISGFKQKNLEGFSEAWERFNGYLAQCPHHGFNKGSLLSTFYRGALPEYRARLDTASNGNFLDRTEEEAGKLVENMVKSDAVYSGDHDRADRSADKQTRKEIKALQDKIDILIADKASQAQMNFVGNPQHEIPAAVNEVEGLEGQEELCFINNNGTWYKKEPNFQYNNYQQRPYSNNQQNGYQPRNNQQGGYQQKQNPPPGFPNQGQNSSQQQPAPSSSTPQESSTDALLKKILESQTRSEKHVSYELKNLHNKIDGSYNDLNNKFRALENQFASMNTQQNRQQGSLPGKPEQNPKDAKAITLRSGKELPPRTLTKDAEKLGEGVAINIDDEVVIVDEKTNDEVLEKIVEAKGKGKVGEEKKTVKDGEVVPPAKENAFVPPPYEPKLPFPGRFKKQLLEKYKALFEKQMSEVQITMPIIDAFMLVPQYSKFLKDVVASKKKEMEGMMILTHECNAIIQRLDVPKKLEDPGCFTLPCTLGPMMFEKCLCDLGASVSLMPLSVAKKLGFTQYKKCRLSLVLADRSVKYPVGILEDLPVMVGNCEIPTDFVVLEMGEEAQDPLILGRPFLATAGAIVNVKEGKIDLHLGKGNILHFDIKEVMKRPIMQAQIFYIDEMDALADELLEELSIEDPLQHALTIERDDEVVENLASTAYGLMLDSHKGFNGKDQFEELPQEVHQEAAVTQHEDIQQDDWSELKAPKVELKPLPHGVRYAFLGPNETYPVIVSSELTETELSELLKTLKRFRKAIGYSLDDIKGISPSLCMHRIHLEDESMTSIEHQRRLNPNLKDVVKKEILKLLDAGVIYPISDSKWVSPVHVVPKKGGITVIKNDKDELIPTRTVTGHRMCIDYRKLNSASRKDHFPLPFIDQMLERLANHPFYCFLDGYSGFFQIPIHPHDQEKTTFTCPYGTFAYRRMPFGLCNAPATFQRCMMSIFSDLIEDVVEVFMDDFSVYGSSFSACLSNLCRVLQRCEDTNLVLNWEKCHFMVKEGIVLGHKISEKGIEVDKAKIEVMVSLPPPKTVKDIRSFLGHAGFYRRFIKDFSMITRPLTRLLCKEATFSFEVECLEAFKKLKNELISAPIVQPPDWDLPFEIMCDASDYAVGAVLGQKKNGKTHVIYYASQTMNEAQMRYATTEKEMLAIVFAFEKFRSYLVGSKVIVYTDHAALRHLLAKKDAKPRLLRWILLLQEFDLEIRDKPGVENGVADHLSRLKVECGVPIDEGLPEEQIMAIGAVMAVCDTGRKLEEVKATEEKEPWYADLVNYLATGKEPLNLVGYAKKKFYKDVKRYYWDEPYLYTLCKDQLYRRVVANEEIDGILTQCHGSSYGGHFATFKTVAKVLQAGFWWPHMFKDTQDFVSKCDSCQRRGNITKRNEMPQNPILEVEVFDVWGIDFMGPFPSSYGNKYILVAVDYVSKWVEAIASPTNDAKVVTNMFKSIIFPRFGVPRVVISDGGSHFINKLLEGLLRKNGVKHKVATPYHPQTSGQVEVSNREIKSILEKIVGITRKDWSNKLDDALWAYRTAYKTPLGTTPFNLVYGKACHLPVELEYKALWAVKLLNFDIKSAKEKRLFQLHELDEIRMDAFENSRIYKEKTKAFHDKNILKREFREGDQVLLYNSRLKLFPGKLKSRWSGPFKVKEIRPYGAIVLWSADGSYFTVNGQRVKLYMADAPEEDGVSTPLSDPPPA; this is translated from the coding sequence gtgtatgaacttgaggagcaggGGTCCAACAAACCTAGTTCCAAGAGCAGCAGACATCCGAGCTTTAGAGAgggagtgtgctagaaaaaggagagaagaggagcaacaggctcacatACAGGATCCGAACATTGAAATGGCTGACCCACAAGCGAATGGCGATGGCAACGCCCCACCAGCTCGACCTATTGGTGCCTATGACCGGCCAACTAACCATGGCCACCTGTTAGGAAtcagagcaccagctgtggcagcaaacaactttgagatcaagtcagggttGCTGAACCAGATTGAGaacaacaagtttcatggcctgGCTGCAGAGAATCCATTCGACCACTTGGACAGTTTTGATAGATACTGCGGTCTCTCCAAAACCAATGGTGTATCAGAAGATGCTTTCAAGCTCAAGcttttccctttctctttgggggataaggcacgtcagtgggagaagtctctgcCAAGCagctccatcaccacttgggatgACTGCAAGAAAGCTTTCCtagagaaattcttctctacttcCAAGACAGCTGACTACAGGAATGAGATATCCGGATTCaagcagaagaacttggaaggattcagtgaagcatgGGAAAGGTTCAATGGCTACCTAGCTCAAtgcccacaccatggtttcAACAAGGGAAGCTTGCttagcacattctacagaggtgcctTACCTGAGTACAGAGCAAGATTGGATACTGCAAGTAATGGGAACTTCTTGGACAGAACAGAAGAAGAGGCAGGGAAACTTGTTGAAAatatggtcaagagtgatgCCGTCTACAGTGGGGATCATGACAGAGCTGATAGGTCAGCAGACAAGCAGACAAGAAAAGAGATAAAGGCTTTGCAGGATAAGATTGACATCCTCATTGCTGATAAAGCTTCTCAAGCTCAGAtgaactttgttggcaacccaCAGCACGAGATACCAGCtgctgtcaatgaggttgaagGTCTGGAAGGTCAGGAAGAGCTGTGttttatcaacaacaatggtacttggtacaagaaggagccaaactttcagtacaacaactatcAGCAGAGACCTTACTCTAACAACCAGCAGAATGGATATCAGCCTAGGAACAACCAGCAAGGTGGCTATCAGCAAAAGCAAAACCCTCCTCCTGGTTTTCCCAACCAAGGTCAGAACTCTTCTCAACAGCAGCCTGCTCCATCTAGCTCTACACCCcaagagagcagcactgatgcacttctgaaaaaaatcttggagtcacagactagaagtgagaagcatgttaGTTATGAGCTGAAAAACCTTCAcaacaagattgatgggagctacaatgatctcaacaacaagttcagaGCTTTGGAGAACCAATTTGCTTCCATGAACACTCAGCAAAATCGCCAACAAGGCTCTCTACCTGGAAAACCTGAGCAGAATCCCAAGGATGCAAAAGCTatcacacttaggagtggtaaggagttacctcctagaactctcaccaaggatgctgagaaactaGGTGAGGGGGTggccatcaacatagatgatgaagtggttattgttgatgagaagactaATGATGaggtcttggagaagattgtggaagctaaaggtaaaggaaaggttggagaagagaagaagactgTAAAAGATGGTGAAGTTGTTCCTCCAGCAAAGGAGAATGCTTTTGTCCCTCCTCCTTATGAACCCAaacttccattccctggtaggtTCAAGAAGCAGTTGCTGGAGAAGTACAAAGCtctgtttgagaagcagatgagtgaggTTCAGATCACAATGCcaatcattgatgctttcatgctggtccctcaatacagcaagttcctGAAAGATGTCGTAGCatcaaagaagaaagagatggaagGTATGATGATTCTCactcatgagtgcaatgccataattcagaggcttgatgttCCAAaaaagctagaggatccaggatgctttaCACTTCCTTGTACTCTTGGACCCATGAtgtttgagaaatgtctctgtgatttgggagctagtgtgagcttgatgcctttgtctgttgctaagaagcttggtttcactcagtacaagaagtgtagactctctctggtgttagCTGATCGTTCGGTGAAGTACCCTGTTGGCATCTTAGAGGACCTTCCAGTGATGGTAGGAAATTGTGAGATCCCTACAGACTTTGTGGTGCTTGAGATGggtgaagaagctcaagatccCTTGATCCTTGGTAGACCTTTCTTAGccacagcaggagctattgttaatgtgaaagaaggcaagatcGATCTCCATTTGGGTAAAGGAAACattctccactttgacatcaaggaggtGATGAAGAGACCAATCATGCAGGCACAAATCTTCTACATAGATGAGATGGATGCTCTTGCTGATGAGCTCCTTGAAGAGCTATCAATAGAGGATCCTTTACAGCATGCCTTGACCattgagagagatgatgaagtggttgaGAACCTGGCTAGTACTGCATATGGACTGATGCTGGATTCACACAAGGGATTTAATGGCAAGGATCAGTTTGAGGAGTTGCCACAGGAGGTTCATCAAGAGGCTGCAGTCACTCAACATGAAGACATCCAGCAAGATGACTGGAGTGAGCTTAAGGCGCCTAAGGTGGAACTAAAACCTCTTCCCCATGGTGtaaggtatgcatttcttggtcCCAATGAAAcctatcctgtcattgtgagtagTGAACTTACTGAAACTGAATTGTCTGAACTTTTGAAAACACTTAAAAGGTTTAGAAAAGCAATAGGTTACTCACTTGATGACATCAAAGGAATTTCACCATCTTTGTGCATGCATAGGATACATCTAGAGGATGAATCAATGACTTCTATCGAGCATCAAAGAAGGTTAAATCCTAACCTGAAGGATGTTGTAAAGAAGGAGATTCTTAAGCTCTTAGATGCTGGGGTTATTTACCCTATTTCCGATTCAAAATGGGTATCTCCTGTGCATGTTGTCCCAAAGAAAGGTGGAATCACTGTGATTAAAAATGACAAAGATGAATTGATACCAACAAGAACTGTCACAGGTCAtagaatgtgtattgattacagAAAACTGAACTCTGCATCTCGAAAAGATCATTTTCCATTGCCCTTTATTGATCAGATGCTTGAGAGACTTGCTAATCATCCAttctattgttttcttgatgGGTATTCAGGTTTCTTCCAAATCCCCATACATCCCCATGATCAAGAGAAAACGACATTCACATGTCCTTATGGTACCTTCGCATATCGaagaatgccatttggactatgtAATGCTCCAGCCACCTTCCAAAGGTGCATGATGTCAATTTTCTCTGATCTAATTGAGGATGTTGTGGAGGTGTTTATGGATGATTTCTCTGTCTATGGATCTTCGTTCTCTgcttgtttgtcaaatttgtgcagggtcctacagagatgtgaagacaccaaccttgtactgaactgggagaagtgccacttcatggtcaagGAAGGGATTGTGCTTGGGCACAAGATTTCAGAGAAGGGGATTGAAGTGGACAAGGCTAAGATTGAGGTTATGGTCAGTTTGCCTCCACCTAAGACAGTGAAAGATATCAGAAGTTTTCTTGGAcatgctggtttctacaggaggttcatcAAAGACTTCTCCATGATCACTAGACCATTGACCAGGTTGCTTTGTAAGGAAGCCACTTTCAGCTTTGAAGTAGAGTGTCTTGAGGCCTTCAAGAAGCTGAAAAATGAACTCATCAGTGCCCCCATAGTCCAACCACCTGATTGGGATCTCCCCTTTGAGATCATGTGTGATGCTAGTGATTATGCTGTGGGAGCTGTACTAGGGCAGAAGAAGAATGGAAAAACtcatgtgatctactatgcaagccaGACCATGAATGAAGCTCAAATGAGGTATGCCACCACAGAGAAGGAAATGCTAGCCATTGTCTTTgcctttgagaagttcagaagcTACTTGGTGGGATCTAAGGTTATTGTCTACACTGATCATGCTGCTTTGAGACATCTTCTAGCCAAGAAAGATGCAAAACCAAGACTTTTGAGGTGGATCCTATTGCTTCAGGAGTTTGATTTGGAGATCAGAGATAAGCCAGGAGTtgagaatggtgtagctgatcaCTTGTCCAGGCTGAAGGTGGAGTGTGGAGTACCTATTGATGAGGGACTTCCAGAGGAGCAAATCATGGCTATTGGAGCAGTGATGGCAGTTTGTGACACTGGTAGAAAGCTTGAGGAAGTGAAGGCAACTGAAGAGAAGGAACCTTGGTATGCTGATTTGGTGAACTACCTAGCCACAGGAAAAGAACCTTTGAATCTTGTGGGCtatgccaagaagaagttctACAAAGATGTGAAGAGGTACTACTGGGATGAGCCTTATCTCTACACTCTCTGCAAAGATCAGCTGTATAGGAGAGTGGTTGCTAATGAAGAGATAGATGGGATCCTCACACAATGTCATGGATCATCCTATGGAGGCCACTTTGCTACTTTTAAGACTGTAGCAAAAGTGTTACAAGCTGGATTCTGGTGGCCACACATGTTCAAAGACACAcaagactttgtctccaagtgTGATTCATGCCAAAGAAGAGGAAACATCACCAAGAGGAATGAGATGCCTCAAAATCCTATCCTAGAAGTTGAGGTCTTTGATGTGTGGGGTATTGACTTCATGGGACCATTTCCTTCATCATATGGGAACAAGTACATTCTTGTGGCTGTTGACTATGTCTCAAAGTGGGTGGAAGCTATTGCTAGTCCCACCAATGATGCTAAAGTGGTGACCAACATGTTCAAGAGTATTATCTTCCCAAGGTTTGGAGTTCCAAGAGTTGTGATCAGTGATGGGGGTTCTCACTTCATTAACAAGCTGCTCGAAGGACTTCTAAGGAAGAATGGTGTGAAGCATAAGGTAGcaactccttaccatcctcagaCAAGTGGTCAAGTTGAGGTCtctaacagagagatcaaaTCCATTCTGGAGAAGATTGTGGGGATCACGAGGAAGGATTGGTCTAATAAgcttgatgatgcactttgggcCTATAGGACAGCTTACAAGACACCTTTAGGTACCACACCTTTCAACCTTGTCTATGGGAAAGCCTGTCATCTACCTGTAGAGCTTGAGTACAAGGCATTATGGGCAGTGAAGTTGCTGAACTTCGACATCAAGAGTGCTAAGGAGAAAAGACTTTTCCAGCTACATGAGCTTGATGAGATAAGGATGGATGCTTTTGAAAATTCAAGGATCTACAAAGAAAAGACCAAAGCTTTCCATGACAAGAACATTCTGAAAAGAGAGTTCCGAGAGGGAGACCAAGTCCTTCTCTACAACTCTAGGCTGAAGTTGTTTCCAGGAAAGCTCAAGTCAAGATGGTCCGGTCCATTCAAGGTCAAAGAAATCAGACCTTATGGAGCAATAGTTCTATGGAGTGCTGATGGAAGTTACTTCACAGTGAATGGGCAGAGGGTTAAGCTCTACATGGCGGATGCACCAGAGGAAGATGGAGtttcaactccactttctgatCCTCCCCCAGCCTAA
- the LOC130494661 gene encoding uncharacterized protein LOC130494661: MGKKTRAQLTAEKDARDAEDWAQRGKSLEDETAPTGTERTTRQRTQAARKSTEQMQRAETTSAARKSTEQVKRTETTSAARKSTEQGKRAGKSIATPTDEESEEGDEESEEEPAPAKKAKMTKGKGIAVERDKGKVPTPEELYDHLMNGMGWQATRFADLELLKALEIDSDMAELLGHLKMPKLLTMAYPTYKELTSQFLSTLEVTYHDSRHVRQGWGKIKFKIDGRVYYMNFRDIGTIMGFQDAEETTLPRCDGLPKKLWELITGINHRTGADKNSRIRHPTVRYLHRLLVHLFYPRKQHGNVTEEDLRLICPAISPYTTPGQLPLPSTDIYAKFGMVGFFVSRLEHYRDWAWTTGDKDPKIGIGGMITPLLQAQNINLRKGGVGPKLIDGAYLKIATYFSGMYQGSYVYHYGLEKGKLRYSSQTWT, from the coding sequence atgggtAAGAAAACAAGAGCACAGTTGACAGCTGAGAAAGACGCAAGAGATGCAGAAGATTGGGCACAAAGAGGAAAGTCTTTAGAAGATGAAACTGCTCCAACAGGGACTGAGAGAACTACTAGGCAACGAACTCAGGCTGCAAGGAAGTCCACTGAGCAAATGCAGAGAGCAGAAACGACTTCAGCTGCAAGGAAGTCCACTGAGCAAGTCAAGAGAACAGAAACGACTTCAGCTGCAAGGAAGTCGACTGAACAGGGGAAGAGAGCAGGAAAGAGTATTGCAACTCCCACTGATGAGGAGAGTGAGGAAGGTGACGAGGAGTCAGAAGAGGAGCCTGCACCTGCGAAGAAGGCAAAGATGACAAAAGGGAAAGGTATTGCTGTTGAAAGGGACAAGGGGAAGGTTCCAACTCCGGAAGAGCTGTATGATCACCTGATGAATGGGATGGGCTGGCAGGCAACAAGATTTGCTGACCTTGAGCTACTGAAGGCACTAGAGATCGACTCAGATATGGCGGAACTGTTGGGGCATTTGAAAATGCCAAAGCTTCTCACCATGGCTTATCCCACCTACAAGGAGCTCACTTCCCAGTTCTTGTCCACTTTGGAAGTCACCTACCACGACTCTAGACATGTTCGGCAGGGATGGGGGAAAATCAAGTTCAAGATCGATGGAAGGGTCTACTACATGAACTTCAGAGACATTGGGACAATCATGGGTTTCCAAGATGCAGAGGAGACTACTCTTCCGAGGTGCGACGGCCTCCCGAAGAAGCTGTGGGAATTGATCACTGGAATCAACCACAGGACCGGCGCTGACAAGAACTCTCGCATCCGACACCCTACAGTGCGCTACCTCCACCGACTGCTTGTACACCTCTTCTACCCACGGAAGCAGCATGGTAACGTCACAGAGGAAGATCTCCGCCTTATCTGCCCTGCTATCAGTCCCTACACTACTCCGGGACAGCTACCACTCCCCAGCACAGACATTTACGCCAAATTTGGGATGGTAGGATTCTTTGTGAGTCGTCTTGAGCACTACAGAGACTGGGCTTGGACCACAGGGGATAAAGACCCAAAGATAGGGATTGGAGGGATGATCACACCTCTCCTACAGGCTCAGAACATCAACTTAAGAAAGGGTGGAGTTGGTCCTAAGCTCATTGATGGAGCCTACTTGAAGATAGCCACCTACTTCAGTGGGATGTACCAGGGCAGCTACGTCTACCACTATGGCTTGGAGAAAGGAAAGCTGAGGTACTCCTCCCAAACATGGACCTGA
- the LOC108849055 gene encoding 40S ribosomal protein S10-2 codes for MIMSEENRRAISKYLFQEGVLFAKKDFNLAQHPLIEGVPNLQVIKLMQSFKSKEYVRETFAWMHYYWFLTNEGIDFLRTYLNLPSEIVPATLKKQQKPLGRPMGDRPRGPPRSDGERRFGGDRDGYRGAPRSGGEFGDKSGAPADYQPSFRAPGAGSRPGFGRGAGGYGAGPASGSDLP; via the exons ATG ATTATGTCAGAGGAGAACCGTCGCGCAATCTCCAAGTACCTCTTCCAAG AGGGAGTGCTGTTTGCGAAAAAAGATTTCAATTTGGCGCAGCATCCTTTGATCGAAGGAGTTCCGAATCTGCAAGTCATCAAGTTGATGCAGAGCTTTAAGTCCAAGGAGTACGTGCGCGAGACGTTTGCGTGGATGCACTACTACTGGTTCCTCACTAACGAAGGCATTGACTTTCTGAGGACTTACCTCAATCTCCCTTCTGAGATTGTTCCCGCCACTTTGAAGAAGCAGCAGAAGCCTCTTGGTCGTCCCATGGGTGACCGTCCTCg tggCCCACCTCGTTCTGATGGAGAGAGGAGATTTGGTGGTGACAGAGATGGATACCGTGGAGCACCTAGGTCTGGTGGTGAGTTTGGTGATAAGAGTGGAGCTCCTGCTGATTACCAGCCTTCCTTCAGG GCACCTGGAGCTGGATCTAGGCCTGGGTTTGGCCGTGGAGCTGGTGGCTATGGTGCTGGTCCAGCTTCTGGATCTGATCTTCCTTGA
- the LOC108851584 gene encoding DET1- and DDB1-associated protein 1 isoform X1 yields MAEELQFQMGSILGDLPSFDPHNFSQHRPSDPSNPSRMVPTTYHPTHNRTLPPPHQVITTEVKNILIRSFYQRAEDKQMRPKRPASEHLAGEHGNKHFRASSSSSAQGL; encoded by the exons ATGGCAGAGGAGCTGCAATTCCAAATGGGGTCGATTCTGGGAGATTTGCCGTCCTTCGATCCTCACAATTTCAGTCAACATCGTCCCTCCGACCCTTCTAATCCCTCT AGGATGGTTCCAACTACCTATCATCCAACTCACAACCGTACTCTTCCACCTCCGCATCAAG TGATAACTACGGAAGTAAAGAACATACTCATACGCAGCTTCTATCAACGAGCTGAAGATAAG CAGATGAGACCAAAGAGACCGGCTTCAGAACATCTGGCGGGTGAGCACGGGAACAAGCATTTCCgtgcctcctcctcctcatctgCTCAGGGCTTATGA
- the LOC108851584 gene encoding DET1- and DDB1-associated protein 1 isoform X2 — MAEELQFQMGSILGDLPSFDPHNFSQHRPSDPSNPSRMVPTTYHPTHNRTLPPPHQVITTEVKNILIRSFYQRAEDKMRPKRPASEHLAGEHGNKHFRASSSSSAQGL; from the exons ATGGCAGAGGAGCTGCAATTCCAAATGGGGTCGATTCTGGGAGATTTGCCGTCCTTCGATCCTCACAATTTCAGTCAACATCGTCCCTCCGACCCTTCTAATCCCTCT AGGATGGTTCCAACTACCTATCATCCAACTCACAACCGTACTCTTCCACCTCCGCATCAAG TGATAACTACGGAAGTAAAGAACATACTCATACGCAGCTTCTATCAACGAGCTGAAGATAAG ATGAGACCAAAGAGACCGGCTTCAGAACATCTGGCGGGTGAGCACGGGAACAAGCATTTCCgtgcctcctcctcctcatctgCTCAGGGCTTATGA
- the LOC108855084 gene encoding probable WRKY transcription factor 24, which produces MDIQDINPPTLSLDVENSDNTFSSFVDETLMMMPPLALPGELEPSSSSWCPTSFHVPTQPPENDQIGGQGKKKDKRSRKVPRIEFHTRSDDDVLDDGYRWRKYGQKSVKNNGHPRSYYRCTYHTCNVKKQVQRSAKDPKIIVTTYEGIHNHPCEKLMETLNPLIRQLQFLSSFSNL; this is translated from the exons ATGGATATACAAGACATAAATCCTCCTACCTTAAGCCTAGATGTCGAAAACAGCGACAacaccttctcttcttttgttGATGAAACCCTAATGATGATGCCTCCGTTAGCACTTCCTGGAGAATTAGagccttcttcatcttcttggtGTCCAACGAGTTTTCATGTGCCTACGCAGCCCCCTGAGAATGATCAAATCGGAGGTCAAGGGAAGAAGAAAGATAAGAGATCGAGGAAAGTTCCAAGGATTGAATTTCATACGAGGAGTGATGATGATGTTCTTGATGATGGTTATCGTTGGCGAAAGTATGGTCAGAAATCTGTCAAGAATAATGGTCATCCAAG GAGCTATTACAGATGTACGTACCACACATGCAATGTGAAGAAACAAGTGCAAAGATCAGCAAAAGATCCGAAAATCATCGTAACGACTTACGAAGGCATTCATAACCATCCTTGTGAGAAACTCATGGAGACTCTTAATCCTCTCATCAGACAACTCCAGTTCCTGTCCAGCTTTTCTAATCTTTGA